In one Balaenoptera musculus isolate JJ_BM4_2016_0621 chromosome 2, mBalMus1.pri.v3, whole genome shotgun sequence genomic region, the following are encoded:
- the LOC118891181 gene encoding ATP synthase subunit g, mitochondrial-like, which produces MLLALMTEEGALSQGVQAPDSVCSSPDCSVTARLSHDVQLTRKPRTTAQFVRNLAEKAPALVDTAMTYLKPRLAILWHYAKVELVPPTPAEIPTAIQSLKKIVSGAQTSSFKQLTVKEALLNGLVATEVWTWFHAGEITGKRGIIGYDV; this is translated from the exons atgctgctggctttgatGACAGAGGAAGGGGCCCTGAGCCAAGGagtgcag GCTCCAGATTCAGTGTGCTCGTCTCCAGACTGCTCCGTGACAGCGAGGCTGTCCCACGACGTGCAGCTGACACGCAAG CCCAGAACCACAGCCCAGTTTGTCCGTAACCTCGCGGAGAAGGCCCCAGCGCTGGTCGACACTGCTATGACTTACTTGAAGCCTCGACTGGCCATACTTTGGCACTATGCCAAGGTTGAGCTGGTCCCTCCAACCCCTGCTGAGATCCCTACAGCTATTCAGAGCTTGAAAAAAATTGTCAGTGGTGCTCAAACCAGTAGCTTCAAACAGCTCACAGTTAAGGAAGCTCTGCTGAATGGTTTGGTGGCCACTGAGGTGTGGACGTGGTTTCATGCCGGCGAGATCACAGGCAAGCGTGGCATCATTGGCTATGATGTTTGA